In one window of Candidatus Scalindua sp. DNA:
- the hrpA gene encoding ATP-dependent RNA helicase HrpA, which produces MSHLPLNITMHETFTHPSPHLGKLRQLNEATMLSDRWKFQQQLNRLRKQEDKNKRWYEEVRQLHDRIKASALLRKNRLEECPAMSYPVHLPIFKHREELIDAIRNHQVLIIAGETGSGKTTQVPKMCVDAGRGQAAIIGCTQPRRIAATSMAQRVAEELDVKLGTAVGYKIRFSEKISEKTIIQMMTDGILLTEIQRDRFLRSYDTIIIDEAHERTLNIDFLLGYLKRLLPKRPDLKLILSSANLDIPRFSESFPAAPVIEVSGQVFPVEVRYKPIDKELEEQGDVTIEDAVVQTVRGLLKNPRGGDILVFMPGEQEIREVIGRLETPHQSIAFLPLFGRLSHRDQNRIFQNTSQRKVIVATNIAETSLTIPGVRYIIDTGLARLSRFSNRSHTLRLPVEAISRSSANQRKGRAGRVERGVCIRLYSEEDYQQRPEFTPPEIVRSSLAEVILRMKYQRLGDIEEFPFIDPPSSSAVRSGIKLLKELGALDDARELTSLGREMAQLPIEPRTARMLLAAKQENTLREVLVIAAGISIQDPREYPLEKTEQARECHSAFIDRTSDFITLLNIWNSYHTQWESLKTENKMRKFCKAHFLSFSRMREWRDIHRQLMKLFNKPSDFPLKQEISDYRGIHVSILAGHLTQIAFKKEKNLYQTTGNREIMVFPGSGVFNKGQPWIVASELVETSRLFARRVANIEVDWLEAIGKELCKRSYSEPSYNEKKQSVTAYEKVTLYGLVIVPRRLVHYGKINPREATALFIEKALVEGKLHAPHPFFEHNRALKERIIQKGAKLRRCYEFEVNRAMRDFYTERLHHIASAHDLNGLLMKKNKKENQRFLFMSEKDFSIAFEEPSRQDFPDNWNLGNHILPLNYRFKPEENRDGVTLRIEEKMLPYMDADSLDWLVPGLWEEKILYLMKGLPKKLRKLLVPIPETAKTAAQNIKRTHPSFLEALSDHLLRTSGVSISPDEWDEGRLPDYLKMRIEIEDHQHNVIARGRDVNTLLKEGKRLLKEKSHADDSSLELSQWREASNQWELHNLSSWSFEDLQQQIILETPSGIPLYGYPGLKADEEGIHRCLFHRKEEACTATKEGIKQLLLLQLGYETAWLERDLNDLRGLEGEYTVFGSVAQLQEYARENLHNYLFEVTWIESRKAYEKHLALVKKRLDGLMVKFKDTLERILCQYHETRKDLDRFLNQRSLGEAYQELTAQLNQLLPPDFLRTIPYTQLQHLPRYLKAMSVRAERLAVNLPKDQGKMEKITPYLNKWRALHENSSLSGAQQSAVRELYWMLEEYKVSLFAAELRTAIPVSTKRLDRCLEKFSQIEKKPTLSG; this is translated from the coding sequence ATGAGTCATCTACCACTAAATATTACTATGCATGAAACATTCACCCACCCATCGCCCCATCTGGGAAAATTGAGACAACTCAATGAGGCAACCATGCTGAGCGACCGGTGGAAATTTCAACAGCAATTGAACCGCTTACGAAAACAGGAAGACAAAAACAAGAGATGGTACGAGGAGGTCCGGCAGCTCCATGACCGGATCAAGGCATCGGCACTCTTGAGAAAAAACCGCCTGGAGGAATGCCCCGCCATGTCTTACCCGGTCCATCTCCCCATTTTCAAACATCGGGAAGAGCTGATTGATGCAATCCGGAACCATCAGGTATTGATCATTGCAGGAGAAACGGGTTCCGGCAAGACAACACAAGTGCCAAAAATGTGTGTTGATGCCGGCCGGGGGCAAGCCGCAATAATCGGCTGCACCCAACCGAGACGCATAGCGGCAACTTCCATGGCACAAAGAGTTGCGGAAGAGCTGGATGTGAAGCTTGGCACTGCAGTGGGGTACAAGATCAGGTTTTCTGAAAAAATTTCAGAGAAAACCATCATCCAGATGATGACTGACGGAATACTGCTCACAGAAATCCAGCGGGATCGTTTCTTGCGCAGTTACGACACTATCATCATTGATGAAGCCCATGAACGGACGCTTAATATCGATTTTCTGCTGGGGTATCTCAAACGCCTGCTGCCGAAACGTCCTGATCTGAAACTCATCCTCTCCTCAGCCAACCTGGACATTCCACGGTTCTCGGAATCATTTCCTGCTGCACCGGTGATTGAGGTATCAGGACAGGTCTTCCCGGTAGAAGTTCGTTATAAACCGATAGATAAGGAGTTGGAAGAGCAGGGAGATGTCACCATCGAGGATGCAGTCGTTCAAACGGTCAGAGGCCTGCTCAAAAATCCCCGGGGGGGGGATATCCTGGTGTTCATGCCGGGAGAGCAGGAGATCAGGGAGGTAATCGGACGACTGGAAACTCCGCATCAGTCAATTGCTTTTTTACCCCTTTTCGGACGGCTCTCACACCGTGATCAAAACCGTATTTTTCAAAACACCTCTCAGCGTAAGGTCATAGTCGCAACCAATATCGCTGAAACTTCACTGACCATCCCCGGTGTCCGTTATATCATAGACACCGGTCTGGCGAGGCTCAGCCGCTTCAGTAACCGGTCTCACACCTTGCGGTTGCCGGTTGAAGCAATTTCACGCAGCAGCGCAAATCAGAGAAAAGGGCGTGCCGGACGAGTGGAGAGGGGAGTCTGTATCCGACTCTACTCCGAAGAGGATTATCAACAGCGTCCGGAATTTACCCCACCGGAAATAGTACGCTCCTCCCTGGCAGAGGTGATTTTGCGTATGAAATACCAGCGCCTTGGAGACATTGAGGAATTTCCCTTTATTGACCCCCCTTCCTCCTCTGCAGTCAGAAGCGGCATCAAATTGTTAAAAGAGCTGGGGGCTTTAGATGATGCCAGGGAACTCACTTCGCTGGGGCGCGAAATGGCGCAATTGCCCATTGAACCGAGAACTGCCCGTATGCTGCTGGCTGCCAAACAGGAAAACACCTTGCGAGAAGTCCTGGTGATTGCGGCGGGGATCTCGATCCAGGACCCGAGAGAATACCCACTTGAAAAGACGGAGCAGGCAAGAGAGTGCCACAGTGCCTTCATAGACCGCACTTCCGACTTTATCACACTCCTGAACATCTGGAACAGCTACCATACACAATGGGAATCACTGAAAACCGAGAACAAGATGCGGAAGTTCTGTAAAGCACATTTCCTGTCGTTTTCGCGCATGCGTGAGTGGCGGGACATTCATCGCCAGCTGATGAAATTGTTCAATAAACCTTCAGACTTCCCTCTGAAACAAGAGATCTCCGATTATCGGGGCATCCATGTTTCCATCCTTGCAGGACACCTGACTCAAATTGCGTTCAAAAAGGAGAAGAATCTCTACCAGACCACTGGAAATCGTGAAATTATGGTTTTTCCCGGTTCCGGAGTTTTCAATAAAGGGCAACCCTGGATTGTTGCCTCAGAGCTGGTTGAGACCTCCAGGCTCTTTGCAAGACGAGTCGCAAACATTGAAGTGGATTGGCTGGAGGCAATCGGGAAAGAGCTCTGCAAACGCTCTTATTCAGAGCCATCTTACAACGAAAAGAAGCAGAGCGTAACTGCCTATGAGAAAGTGACGCTCTACGGCCTGGTAATTGTTCCCCGCCGCCTGGTGCATTATGGAAAAATCAACCCCCGGGAAGCAACCGCCCTCTTTATAGAAAAGGCGCTCGTTGAAGGGAAGCTGCACGCCCCTCATCCCTTTTTCGAACACAACCGGGCGTTAAAAGAGCGCATCATACAGAAAGGGGCAAAACTTCGCCGCTGTTATGAATTTGAAGTAAACCGGGCCATGAGAGATTTTTATACAGAACGACTTCACCACATAGCCTCTGCCCATGACTTGAATGGCCTGCTTATGAAAAAGAACAAAAAGGAGAATCAACGATTTCTCTTTATGAGTGAAAAAGATTTTTCCATTGCATTTGAAGAACCTTCTCGACAGGATTTTCCCGATAACTGGAACCTTGGTAACCATATACTTCCACTGAACTATCGATTTAAGCCTGAAGAGAACAGGGACGGCGTTACCTTACGGATTGAAGAAAAGATGCTGCCGTACATGGATGCTGACTCCCTCGATTGGTTAGTACCGGGACTATGGGAAGAGAAGATCCTTTACCTGATGAAAGGCCTCCCCAAAAAGCTGAGGAAGCTGCTGGTACCAATTCCGGAAACGGCAAAAACAGCTGCACAGAACATCAAACGCACCCACCCCTCTTTTTTAGAAGCATTGAGTGACCATCTTCTCCGGACTAGCGGTGTCTCTATTTCACCCGATGAGTGGGATGAAGGGCGGTTACCCGACTACCTGAAGATGCGGATCGAAATCGAAGACCATCAACACAACGTGATCGCAAGGGGAAGGGACGTCAATACCCTCTTGAAAGAGGGAAAAAGGCTGTTGAAAGAGAAAAGTCACGCTGATGATTCATCCCTGGAATTATCGCAGTGGAGAGAGGCTTCAAACCAATGGGAGCTGCACAACTTGAGCAGCTGGTCTTTTGAGGATTTACAACAGCAGATTATCCTGGAAACCCCTTCCGGCATTCCACTGTATGGATACCCCGGGCTGAAAGCAGATGAAGAGGGGATCCACCGCTGCCTGTTTCACCGGAAAGAGGAGGCCTGTACTGCGACAAAGGAAGGGATTAAACAGCTCTTACTGCTCCAGCTGGGATACGAAACAGCCTGGCTGGAACGAGACCTGAACGATCTGAGAGGATTGGAAGGAGAGTATACGGTGTTTGGAAGTGTGGCACAATTACAGGAATACGCAAGGGAGAATCTCCATAACTACCTGTTTGAAGTCACGTGGATTGAGAGCAGAAAAGCTTACGAGAAACATCTTGCTCTCGTCAAAAAGAGACTCGACGGACTCATGGTCAAATTTAAAGATACCCTTGAAAGGATTTTATGCCAGTACCATGAGACGCGAAAGGATCTGGATAGATTTCTCAACCAGCGATCACTCGGGGAAGCCTACCAAGAGCTTACGGCACAACTCAACCAGTTGTTACCACCGGACTTTTTAAGGACTATCCCTTATACGCAACTACAGCATCTCCCGCGCTATCTGAAAGCAATGAGCGTTCGAGCAGAAAGGCTTGCCGTAAATCTCCCGAAAGATCAGGGAAAAATGGAAAAGATAACACCGTACTTGAATAAGTGGAGAGCCCTTCATGAAAACAGCTCTTTATCAGGGGCACAACAATCAGCAGTTCGAGAATTATACTGGATGCTGGAAGAGTACAAGGTGTCGCTCTTTGCCGCGGAACTCCGGACTGCAATCCCTGTTTCAACCAAACGGTTGGACAGATGCCTGGAAAAATTCAGTCAAATAGAGAAAAAGCCAACATTGTCCGGTTAG
- a CDS encoding Hsp20/alpha crystallin family protein — protein MTLEKWDPWQEFATLQQSVNELFNEFFTRFITTKEIAFTPQINIYETQNEIMLNVALPGTLQEDIDISLEEEDVLYIRGERINPHTSTGDLCRIEEVPYGYFERKIPLSAKCVSEKMKADYSEGILTIQLSKKAKK, from the coding sequence ATGACTCTTGAGAAATGGGATCCGTGGCAGGAATTTGCAACCCTGCAGCAAAGTGTTAATGAATTGTTCAATGAGTTTTTTACCCGTTTTATCACAACAAAAGAGATTGCATTTACGCCTCAGATAAATATCTATGAGACACAGAATGAGATTATGCTCAACGTTGCTCTGCCGGGTACCCTTCAGGAGGATATTGATATCTCTCTGGAGGAGGAGGATGTTCTCTATATCAGGGGTGAGAGGATTAACCCTCATACGTCAACTGGTGACTTGTGCCGTATTGAAGAGGTGCCTTACGGGTATTTTGAACGGAAAATACCATTATCGGCAAAGTGTGTTTCTGAAAAGATGAAGGCGGATTATTCTGAAGGAATTCTCACGATACAATTAAGCAAGAAGGCAAAAAAATGA
- a CDS encoding type II toxin-antitoxin system VapB family antitoxin — translation MHKEVAMRTTLDLPEELMREAMKAAHVKTKTSVIILALKELIRKSKISDLKTFKGKVDMDIDLDVLRDRNT, via the coding sequence ATGCATAAGGAGGTGGCAATGAGGACGACACTTGATTTACCGGAAGAATTAATGCGGGAAGCAATGAAGGCGGCTCATGTTAAGACAAAGACAAGCGTAATTATCCTTGCTCTAAAAGAATTGATCAGGAAGTCAAAAATTTCTGATCTGAAAACATTCAAGGGAAAGGTTGATATGGATATTGATCTGGATGTACTGAGGGATCGGAATACCTGA
- the dnaJ gene encoding molecular chaperone DnaJ — protein sequence MNSHSTNERDYYEVLGVSKNATGDDIKKAYRRLALKYHPDKNKGDKGAEKKFKEAANAYEVLHDPEKKKVYDSRGRAGLDDIGYHGFENSDEIFSNFGDIFGDIFGKRFHRERVGPQRGMDLKYTVTISFLDAALGCEKQIRFEKQDICEICKGSGAQNGDIKVCSQCNGTGHVSNQQKSHGGFFTFSTACPRCDGAGKMVENPCLNCRGEGRLIKTKVLAVKIPAGTEEGSLLRLTAQGEAGIRGGTAGDLYIRVNVTPHPFFERQGLDIKNDVSVSFAKAALGGEVEVSTLRGKALLKIPKCTQSHQVLRMTGQGIKTKGGRSGDQLVRIIVTVPRSLSEQQEKLLRDFIKLEESEIENGK from the coding sequence ATGAATTCTCACAGCACAAACGAACGTGATTATTACGAGGTATTAGGGGTCAGCAAAAACGCAACAGGTGACGATATAAAAAAGGCATATAGAAGGCTGGCACTGAAATATCATCCTGATAAAAATAAAGGTGATAAGGGCGCAGAGAAAAAGTTCAAGGAGGCGGCGAATGCATATGAGGTCTTACACGATCCTGAAAAAAAGAAGGTGTACGATTCCCGGGGCCGTGCCGGTCTCGATGATATTGGATACCATGGTTTTGAAAACAGCGATGAAATTTTCAGTAATTTTGGAGATATTTTTGGTGATATATTCGGGAAGCGGTTTCACAGAGAAAGAGTAGGACCGCAAAGGGGGATGGATCTCAAGTATACCGTAACGATTTCATTTCTTGATGCCGCATTAGGATGTGAGAAACAGATTCGATTTGAGAAACAGGATATCTGTGAGATATGCAAAGGCAGCGGTGCCCAGAATGGGGACATAAAGGTCTGTTCTCAGTGCAATGGTACCGGGCATGTAAGTAATCAGCAGAAATCACATGGCGGTTTTTTTACCTTCAGTACCGCCTGTCCGAGGTGTGATGGTGCGGGGAAGATGGTTGAAAATCCATGTCTCAATTGCAGGGGAGAGGGGCGTTTGATTAAGACAAAAGTCCTGGCGGTCAAGATCCCTGCCGGGACGGAAGAAGGCTCTCTGTTAAGGCTTACCGCCCAGGGTGAGGCGGGTATTCGTGGTGGTACTGCCGGTGATCTCTATATCAGGGTCAACGTCACACCGCATCCTTTTTTTGAGAGACAGGGACTGGATATCAAAAATGATGTATCCGTATCTTTTGCAAAGGCGGCGTTGGGCGGAGAGGTTGAGGTGTCTACTCTGCGTGGAAAGGCTCTGTTAAAGATACCAAAGTGTACGCAATCTCACCAGGTTCTGAGGATGACGGGACAGGGGATCAAGACCAAAGGGGGGAGAAGCGGCGATCAGCTGGTGCGGATTATTGTAACTGTTCCCAGGAGTTTATCTGAGCAGCAGGAGAAACTCCTGCGTGACTTTATAAAACTTGAAGAGAGCGAAATTGAGAACGGGAAGTGA
- a CDS encoding SWF/SNF helicase family protein, translated as MTELVENVLTKNGIKYVHLNGSVPSKKRKGLMSQFKEDPDCKVFLSTDAGGVGLNLQSGSVVINMDIPWNPAVLEQRIGRVHRLGQKKTVRVINFISSPSIESRILELLKFKKSLFAGALDAEGEDVVMVGESQIRRFVKTVETVTETMGKSDPAVEEKEEREAERDEREAELKDLAEEQGLRPPSTAEISPGEAEQLSNLLKAGAQFLTHLSKVITGPAASSDKDGGSLIGKDEKSGKTYVKIPLPEKDVVKNIFSALGDLLPKP; from the coding sequence ATGACTGAATTAGTCGAGAACGTCCTTACGAAGAATGGTATTAAGTATGTCCACTTAAACGGAAGTGTGCCGTCAAAGAAGAGAAAAGGGCTGATGTCTCAGTTTAAGGAAGATCCGGATTGTAAGGTGTTTCTGTCTACAGACGCGGGTGGTGTTGGGTTGAATCTCCAGAGCGGGTCGGTTGTGATCAACATGGATATCCCCTGGAATCCAGCAGTACTGGAGCAGAGGATTGGGCGCGTACACAGGTTGGGACAGAAAAAAACCGTTCGCGTTATAAACTTTATCTCCTCTCCCTCGATTGAATCAAGGATACTGGAACTTTTAAAATTTAAAAAGTCTCTTTTTGCAGGAGCTTTGGATGCCGAAGGTGAAGATGTCGTTATGGTAGGAGAATCACAGATCAGGCGATTTGTAAAAACGGTGGAAACAGTAACAGAAACGATGGGAAAGTCAGATCCTGCGGTAGAGGAAAAGGAGGAGAGAGAAGCGGAAAGAGATGAAAGAGAAGCAGAATTAAAAGATCTCGCCGAAGAACAGGGTCTAAGGCCTCCGTCAACTGCCGAAATAAGCCCAGGAGAGGCGGAACAGCTGAGTAATCTCCTGAAAGCGGGGGCACAGTTTTTGACTCATCTGAGTAAGGTTATTACCGGTCCCGCAGCATCCTCAGATAAAGACGGTGGATCGTTAATCGGTAAAGATGAAAAGAGTGGCAAGACCTATGTAAAGATACCGCTTCCGGAAAAGGATGTTGTTAAAAATATATTTTCCGCACTCGGTGATTTACTTCCAAAACCGTGA
- the pgk gene encoding phosphoglycerate kinase gives MDSNETLEWYPYAHKTPIRTLHKSALQGKRVFLRVNYDIVRDGKIVDDRRIRATVMDIRHILKSGADTVIIVSHNGKRENFFKEKKTSVGIASDGEIHSGFSLRPVARRLTEILREKRLLPDGCEVLMADHCIGEKTKSLIDKKGIFLLENVMFWSGETSEDDNEVMAFAGQLHDTTHCDFYVNADPVSAHMGQHASLGQITRLIPGPKVAGFLLTQELTALENFMRNPHKPVTAIIGGANVSAKVEAMRNLIVHGKIDRLIIIGGIAFPFLKVQGYNVDNCMLEKDPDLQTQALRNAIVVLELARGYSVDITLPVDHMMAKLTGLDPINVKVKEIKGRFSKMKAYDIGNETIALIKKKMRDSKTIVFNGIAGKYEDELFSNGTNQILDLVFSYEVESKIILGLHSVTAAQKRLGTKVPPGRTYLSTMGETGLKLLAGEDLTALDHLDDLPGGIQEKPKEPLLERINLNAANVEELEGFLNLKDDIATNIVSYKEEIGEFERVSQLFSVPNLTLLDYAKMREHAVAMPSPLEVAESQFAVVADILKLPIFLKRKLLTPERIETLRLLDGEVNAYRVHHNTARGPAKGGFREHPEVTLDEVRALAIWMTWKCAVAGIPYGGSKGGIIINPGNILDKKDAVIIREYSRELKNRNACGPHLDIPAPDVNTNATKMAWFVDEYIKTSIENEDMSDWQLNGTSSLEKIVDEFRSLGSVPATSLETPYLDTCLKIVKNHPGLQCKALAVVTGKPDTQGGSLGRAESTGRGVFIALQKAAKYKNIKLKGSTAAIQGFGNVGRPPARFLHDAGVKVVALTDASGGIYNPNGLDVEAVFTYAGSKGTGFLKGFPGGRYITNEGLFGLDVDFLILAALENAIDTNAYNVKARIIVEGANGPVTPQGDKIVTRKGTFVTPDISTNLGGVFVSYLEWVQNLRNERWDLKKINGLLEDNVCTVFDDIMKISQELKIEMRTAASIMAIGRVAVAELSKEIANMITSGAALTEEILFTMQGQLTYLCDDLMMKIPLDYWTLVTLLSNLEKVLTTNRITGSGIGKTVHDIHAKAACLFASFVKTKPGNDDLLMALSALPERVRKQL, from the coding sequence ATGGATAGTAATGAAACATTAGAATGGTATCCCTACGCCCACAAAACCCCCATACGTACTCTTCACAAATCTGCCTTACAGGGAAAGAGGGTTTTTCTCAGAGTCAACTATGATATTGTAAGGGACGGAAAGATTGTTGACGATAGACGCATCAGGGCGACTGTCATGGACATCCGTCATATCCTTAAAAGTGGTGCAGACACGGTTATTATTGTCTCCCACAACGGAAAACGGGAGAATTTCTTTAAGGAAAAAAAGACCTCGGTGGGTATAGCATCGGATGGGGAGATCCATTCGGGTTTCAGTCTGAGACCTGTTGCCAGACGGCTCACAGAGATTTTGAGAGAGAAACGCCTTCTGCCGGATGGCTGTGAAGTCCTCATGGCAGACCACTGCATCGGGGAAAAAACAAAATCCCTGATAGATAAAAAGGGTATCTTTCTGTTAGAGAATGTGATGTTCTGGAGCGGCGAGACATCCGAAGATGATAATGAGGTTATGGCGTTTGCAGGACAACTCCATGATACCACCCATTGTGATTTCTATGTTAATGCAGATCCGGTTTCTGCCCACATGGGCCAGCATGCGTCACTCGGCCAGATAACCAGGCTCATCCCGGGCCCAAAAGTGGCAGGATTTCTCCTCACACAGGAATTAACGGCACTGGAAAATTTTATGAGAAACCCTCATAAACCGGTAACAGCCATTATTGGAGGTGCCAACGTCTCAGCCAAGGTTGAGGCAATGAGAAACCTTATCGTCCATGGAAAAATTGACCGACTCATCATCATTGGCGGCATCGCATTTCCCTTCCTCAAGGTACAGGGTTATAATGTAGACAACTGCATGCTTGAAAAAGACCCTGATCTGCAGACACAGGCGCTTCGTAATGCAATAGTGGTACTTGAACTGGCAAGGGGATACTCAGTTGATATAACGCTTCCGGTTGACCACATGATGGCAAAGCTTACGGGCCTTGATCCGATAAACGTTAAGGTAAAAGAAATCAAGGGACGTTTTTCGAAGATGAAGGCCTATGACATCGGCAACGAGACGATCGCCCTTATCAAGAAAAAGATGCGGGACTCTAAAACCATCGTATTCAACGGGATTGCGGGAAAATACGAAGATGAGCTGTTCTCTAACGGTACGAATCAGATCCTGGATCTTGTTTTTTCCTATGAAGTGGAATCCAAGATCATCCTGGGACTTCACAGCGTTACTGCGGCTCAAAAAAGGCTTGGCACAAAAGTACCTCCCGGAAGGACATATCTTTCCACCATGGGAGAAACAGGTTTAAAGCTCCTTGCCGGTGAGGATTTGACAGCTCTGGATCATCTCGACGACCTTCCTGGAGGTATACAGGAAAAACCGAAAGAACCCTTACTGGAGAGGATCAACCTGAATGCCGCTAATGTTGAGGAGTTAGAGGGATTCCTCAACCTCAAGGATGACATTGCAACGAATATTGTCAGTTACAAAGAAGAGATCGGTGAGTTTGAGAGGGTGAGTCAACTGTTTTCAGTCCCGAATCTTACCCTTCTAGACTATGCAAAAATGCGGGAGCATGCTGTTGCCATGCCAAGCCCCCTTGAAGTTGCAGAAAGTCAATTCGCCGTCGTTGCAGATATCCTCAAGCTTCCGATATTTCTCAAACGGAAATTGCTCACACCCGAGAGGATAGAGACATTACGCCTTCTGGATGGCGAAGTAAATGCGTATCGCGTACACCATAACACTGCACGCGGTCCTGCCAAGGGAGGTTTCAGAGAACACCCCGAAGTAACACTTGATGAGGTGAGGGCCCTTGCCATCTGGATGACATGGAAGTGTGCTGTCGCTGGAATCCCTTATGGGGGTTCAAAAGGAGGCATTATCATAAATCCAGGAAATATCCTGGATAAAAAAGATGCAGTAATAATCAGGGAATACAGCCGTGAATTGAAGAACAGAAATGCATGCGGACCTCACCTGGATATCCCTGCCCCTGACGTCAACACCAATGCCACCAAGATGGCCTGGTTTGTTGATGAATACATCAAGACATCCATCGAAAATGAAGACATGTCTGACTGGCAGCTGAACGGCACTAGCTCCTTGGAGAAAATTGTTGATGAATTCCGTTCGTTAGGCTCTGTGCCCGCGACCTCTCTGGAAACTCCCTACCTTGATACCTGCCTGAAAATAGTAAAAAACCATCCGGGACTGCAATGCAAGGCGTTAGCGGTTGTTACCGGCAAACCGGATACCCAGGGCGGATCTCTTGGAAGGGCTGAATCAACAGGGCGGGGAGTATTTATTGCCTTACAGAAAGCGGCAAAATATAAGAACATAAAGCTGAAGGGCTCCACTGCTGCCATACAGGGATTTGGTAATGTGGGACGTCCTCCCGCAAGATTTCTGCATGATGCGGGGGTAAAAGTGGTTGCTCTTACCGATGCCAGCGGTGGTATCTATAATCCGAACGGCCTGGATGTAGAAGCTGTATTCACCTATGCCGGCTCAAAAGGCACTGGATTCCTGAAGGGGTTCCCCGGGGGGAGATACATAACAAACGAGGGCCTTTTCGGTCTGGACGTCGACTTCCTCATTCTCGCTGCACTTGAAAACGCTATCGATACGAATGCATACAACGTAAAGGCCAGGATCATCGTGGAAGGTGCAAATGGTCCGGTCACCCCGCAAGGAGATAAAATCGTAACCAGAAAAGGAACCTTTGTCACACCTGACATAAGCACCAACCTGGGTGGTGTCTTTGTCTCCTATCTCGAATGGGTCCAGAATCTCAGGAATGAGCGTTGGGACTTAAAAAAAATTAACGGTTTACTTGAGGATAACGTCTGCACGGTCTTTGATGACATCATGAAGATCTCTCAGGAACTCAAGATTGAAATGAGGACGGCAGCTTCCATTATGGCAATCGGGAGGGTTGCCGTTGCTGAACTCTCAAAAGAAATTGCAAATATGATTACCAGTGGTGCCGCCTTGACCGAAGAGATACTCTTTACCATGCAGGGACAGCTGACATATTTATGCGATGATTTAATGATGAAAATACCGCTCGATTACTGGACACTCGTCACCCTGTTATCCAACCTGGAAAAGGTACTGACAACAAACAGGATTACAGGTTCAGGCATTGGGAAAACAGTGCATGATATCCATGCGAAAGCCGCCTGCCTCTTTGCATCATTTGTCAAAACAAAACCCGGAAATGATGACCTCTTGATGGCCCTGTCCGCATTACCGGAACGTGTAAGAAAGCAATTGTAA
- a CDS encoding RNA methyltransferase, translating to MRKLTDNEILVRQRTKYAERQSVPLVVILNHIRSLYNVGSIFRTADGVGVEKLWLCGITGTPGSSRSVISKTALGAEKVVNWSYAWDAVSVARLYKAHGYEIVLLEQINSARSYHLYQPGRPVCLVLGNEVEGVSDEFLKLCDVPVEIEMSGLKNSLNVSVAFGIVAYDIKRKLSNR from the coding sequence ATGCGGAAACTAACCGACAATGAGATTTTGGTGCGTCAGCGTACAAAGTACGCAGAGAGACAATCTGTCCCGCTTGTCGTCATCTTAAACCATATTCGAAGCCTCTATAATGTGGGCTCAATTTTCAGGACAGCGGATGGCGTTGGTGTTGAGAAACTATGGTTGTGCGGCATCACGGGGACACCCGGGAGTTCACGCTCAGTGATTTCCAAGACAGCACTCGGCGCAGAAAAGGTGGTAAATTGGAGTTATGCGTGGGATGCGGTGTCTGTTGCCCGTCTGTATAAGGCCCATGGTTATGAGATTGTATTGCTCGAGCAGATAAACAGTGCGCGTTCTTACCATCTGTACCAGCCGGGCAGGCCTGTCTGCCTTGTTCTCGGGAATGAGGTGGAGGGTGTTTCTGATGAGTTCCTGAAGTTGTGCGATGTGCCTGTTGAAATAGAGATGTCAGGACTCAAAAACTCTCTCAATGTCTCAGTTGCATTTGGAATTGTGGCATATGATATCAAACGTAAGCTGAGTAATAGATGA
- a CDS encoding LON peptidase substrate-binding domain-containing protein, which produces MVLDLFPLNSVVFPYQKTALRIFEPRYLRLMEVCHREARSFGVCLIREGKEVGAPAIPFKIGTSVAIEEFTRVSDALIFLVVRGERRFRIERFVQEQPHIKAEVSWLDDEAPEFPGDYPQLRTCVAAIVKEKGKIPDDDNEFLGVVGTLLSEHLLEKQKIIELPGEKVVPCLIRFLESLG; this is translated from the coding sequence ATGGTTTTAGATTTGTTCCCTCTCAACTCTGTGGTATTTCCTTATCAGAAAACGGCACTACGCATTTTTGAACCGAGATATCTCAGATTGATGGAAGTGTGTCACCGGGAGGCGCGTTCTTTTGGTGTCTGCCTGATTAGAGAGGGGAAAGAGGTCGGAGCGCCTGCAATCCCTTTTAAGATTGGAACATCTGTTGCAATTGAGGAGTTTACGAGGGTATCCGATGCCCTCATTTTTCTCGTAGTCCGGGGTGAAAGAAGATTCAGAATAGAGCGCTTTGTCCAGGAGCAGCCGCATATAAAAGCAGAGGTATCGTGGCTGGATGATGAGGCCCCGGAGTTTCCCGGCGATTACCCTCAGCTTCGTACCTGCGTAGCGGCTATTGTAAAAGAGAAAGGGAAAATTCCTGATGATGACAATGAGTTTCTTGGTGTTGTAGGAACCCTGTTAAGCGAACATCTCCTGGAAAAACAGAAAATCATCGAACTCCCCGGTGAGAAAGTAGTTCCCTGCTTAATAAGGTTTCTGGAGTCTCTTGGATGA